The nucleotide window AGTCACAGCTCACAAGCATATGTTGTAATATCTACAAACTGTCATGGACCAATACATCCAAATAAACTCATAAAAATCCACAATTCACTTCACACCTTACAAATCACAACTTGATCATCTTCAACAATCCACCAAAAATCGCCATGGATCGAACCGAAGACGATATGAAACACGTCGGGTTCTTTGGCATATTCAACCAATCATTCAAAATAATCTTCTCATGGAACAAAATTTTCGCGCAAATCACTCTCGCCTTCATCCTTCCTCTCGCAATCTTCTTCATACTTCAAATGGAAATCTCACACCATTTCTTTTGGAAAATCGACAACAACACGATACCATACCATACCAACGATAAGCGCGAAGCAACCACCAAGGACTGGCTCTACTACGCGCTATTCACATTCGCATACTTCATTATCCTCCTCATCCTCTCTGTCCTATCTACCGCTGCGGTCGTGTTCACCATTGCCTCCATCTACACAACCCGTGAAGTCGTTTTTCATAACGTCACGAAAGTCATTTCGAAGATATGGAAACGACTTTGCATCACTTTCGTATTCATATACATTGCGCAATTCATCTACGATGTAATTGGCGGTGTTGCTTTGGCTATTCCTAGAGCTATATTCGGTTATTCGGGTTTAGGCGGAGTGGTTATAATAATTATTTTGATTTTATACGCGTACGGGTTTTTATACTTGATGGTTGTTTGTCAACTGGCTAGTGTTGTTACTGTTCTAGAAAACATTTATGGATTTAGCGCGTTGAAGAAAGGTAAGAATCTAGCGAAAGGGAAGAAGGCGGTGGGAATGGGAATTGCGGTCGTGTTGAATGGGATTTTGGTAGGTGTAATTATTGTATACTTGTTGTTTGTGGAATACGGACATGAAGTGTATAAACTGGCGTTGATTTGGAGGGTGGTGATTGGAATAGCGTGTGGACTTATGCTATTGGTGTTGTTTTTGATGTTTATTGTGACTCAAACGGTGTTTTATCTggttgtaagattaaatatattatgtttaatatttaatctatagccatcttaatcatttacattatagagatcaaaatatattagaacctattattaattagttggtaattgttgatggaccatattacccttagtaactaattaggtttcctcctgggtgcttatataaggagagttatgtggaggtttaagggttactcagtttcacaattcacaccccataagccataacatcatcacgaaacctcctctcctaaccgatacccttttcggtttctaagtcaccatcatcagtcagcaccctaaggaggaaccaaatcaagatgacaggcatgtcgaactctctcacaggattctcctctgcactatctgctgtgacaggtatgatttatattgttttcctttatgcataaacagaactgaaccaacatgtggtatcagagcatatgttgattagtcagttctgttttcgtatccataattctgggattgaaacttggaaaacggaatttttttGAAACCGTATGAACTtgacagccggtttcgagtcatcagaatcgactcgaaatcatgattTTCGATGAAAGGATTAATTGTTTGTTCACCGAATTAACTGGATTATAattttagccgaaatctgtttagtaaaattattaaaattcaggtttcgggttccagaattttatttttttatgattagggttcatcatgttcatgtgaaaattcgaatattctgttatgttttggaatatgatttggattattaagtgtttttcctgattttgatctaattttgtcctctaaattttttagaaaactgttaaaagataaagaGATTGAAATTTTCGAAATCTGTTAACAAAATTAGATCAGCTTAAACAGGAAAGGATATCtcttaatcccttagatttcgaattttcggttatgatatcacaattacagctgttaacgaggttgctactcgcaaccatgaggttgctactcgcaaccacgaggttgctactcgagaccacgaggttgctactcgcaaccataacgtcattagtcgagaccatgaggttgctactcgcaaccataacgtcatgactcgcaaccatgaggttgctactcgcaaccataacgtcattagtcgcaatcatgaggttgctactcgcaaccagaatgtcatcactc belongs to Helianthus annuus cultivar XRQ/B chromosome 5, HanXRQr2.0-SUNRISE, whole genome shotgun sequence and includes:
- the LOC110942200 gene encoding uncharacterized protein LOC110942200, encoding MDRTEDDMKHVGFFGIFNQSFKIIFSWNKIFAQITLAFILPLAIFFILQMEISHHFFWKIDNNTIPYHTNDKREATTKDWLYYALFTFAYFIILLILSVLSTAAVVFTIASIYTTREVVFHNVTKVISKIWKRLCITFVFIYIAQFIYDVIGGVALAIPRAIFGYSGLGGVVIIIILILYAYGFLYLMVVCQLASVVTVLENIYGFSALKKGKNLAKGKKAVGMGIAVVLNGILVGVIIVYLLFVEYGHEVYKLALIWRVVIGIACGLMLLVLFLMFIVTQTVFYLVCKSYHREAIDKLSLSAFLGAYMGETLVYPRPGEEIQLGRP